The following is a genomic window from Planctomycetia bacterium.
AACTTCACCACTTCGTCGATCGACTCACACAGCTTCTGATGCGGGCTCGTCGGAATGCCCCACGCGCGGAGCTGCGCAAACAGCGTTGAGCCGCGGTCGAACTTCGCCCCGACGATCTGGCCGTTACCGTGGGCGATGAAGGACAGACCTCGCGTGGCGATGGCCGCCGAGTCGAGACTCTTGAGGGTGCCCGTTGTGGCGTTCCGCGGATTGGCGAACGGCTCTTCGCCGTCCTTCACGCGCAGCGCGTTGAACGCGTCAAACGCCCTGCGCGGCCAATAGACCTCGCCGCGCACTTCCAACACCTCCGGCCAGCCCTTGCCGTGCAGCCGCAGCGGAATGGCGCGAATGGTGCGGATATTCGCCGTGATGTCGTCGCCCGTCTTTCCGTCGCCGCGCGTTGCACCAAGCACGAGCCGCCCATTCTCGTACCGCAGCGAGGCGGACACGCCGTCGATCTTCGGCTCGACGAGATACTCGTACTTTGCCCCCTCTAACCCGCGCGAGACACGCCCGTCAAACTCGCGCAGTTCGCTCTCGTTATAGGTGTTGTCGATCGACATCATCGCGGCGGCGTGGGTGACATGCCGGAAGCCCTCGATCGGCTTCTCCCCAAGACGCTGCGTGGGCGAATCGGGATCGAACAGTTCAGGGTGCGCCGCCTCCATTTCCTTCAACCGCGTGAAGAGTTTGTCATACTCCCGATCGGAAAGCTCCGGCTTGCCTTCGACGAAATAGAGATGATCGTGCCGGTTGATCTGCTCGCGCAGCTCGGCGATGTCCTTCTCGACGTTGCTCACGATGGGCGGTCCTTCTGCGTAACGTTGGCGGCGCTCTTCGAATCCGCAAATATACCGTCCCGGCTAGAGTTCGCTTTCCTCGCGCGGCGGGATGGACGTCGTCGTCTCGACGTAGAGCAGCCCCGAGTAGCCATCCTGCGTCTGCGCCCCTTCGCGAATTCGGGCGATGCACCGCAGACCCGTCGGCGGCTGGTCCGGCTGCATAGCCAGGCGGTAGGCCATCGACTGCGAGATCTCAGGCTTGTAGCGAAGCTCCCGATGAATCAGGCCGAACTCGGCGATCGTCTCGATCGGCGGCTCGTAGGAACGAAGCTCGCCGTAGGCGATGAATTCGTAATTCATGAGTTGCTCGTGCGGTCGAAACGGCACGACGACGTACCTGACGCCGAGCTTCTCAAGCTGCTGGACGGCGAGCAATTCGTCCCGCTCGGCATAGAACTGCGCCGCCGCGACGATGCCCTCCATCGCCCGGTGATAAGGCGCGGCGACGATCGGCAGCCGCGTGCGATAAAGCAGCATCGGTCCCTCGCCGTCTTCGCAGAGGATGGCCCGGCGAGTTTCCGGGGACGCCGCGCGCGATTCAAATTCGCTGATCCGCGCGGCGACATGCGCGGTTCGCAGGTTGGTCGGATGCGGTTTGGGGCTTTCAAACTTGAAAAGAAAATCGCTGCACGGCCAAATCAGCACGACGCACGTAGCTGTGAGGAGCCCCGCATCCATCCACGGCCGCGCTGGGGTTGATTTCAAGGCACGGCGGATCAATTCGATGAGGCCGATGATTGCGACGGTCGTCATTGGCAGGAAGGCATGATCCAGCCATCGCCGCTGGATGATCGCCAGTGCCGCAAAGCCCACGGCCGAAAGGGCGAGCATCGCTCGAGGACCGACGGGCAGCATTCCGCCTCGCACAAAGAACCACAGCGCGATCGGCAGAACGTACGGCCAGAAGCCCAGCCACAGGTGCAATTGGGCGAGAGAGAATTGGCTCGCCGTGCGCGTCCAGAGCGGTTGAAGTTCCACAATGTGGGCCGACCAGCGGATGAATTCGGAGCCCATGACATCTCCGAAGATGTGGTCGCTCTGCACGAGTGCCCAAACGGCGAACACAGCCAGTCCCGTGGCCAGCGGCGTCCAGTGGCGCAGACCGTGAACAAACTTGCTGAGTATCCCCGCTCGTGCCGCGGTGACGGCCCCCGATGGAGCGAGAAACGCCAGCAGCGTTAGTGCGACGTGAAATACGCTGACCTTGTCTGCCGCGGCGGCGGAGACGGTCGGCCAGTTTTCAATCAGAAAGCCGGTTGCAACCACAAAGAAGACGACGCAGCCCCATTCAAAACGCCGTGTCGCCCACGTCACACGTTGCGCCTCCGGTGCGCGAAAGGTCGCAATTGTCGCGCCGCACAGAATCGCCAGCCACACCGCCATCGCCTGAGGAGCGACCCACAAGGCAAGGCCCGTCGCCGCCCCACTGAGAACGGCCGCCCGCTCGGATGGAACCGCGGGTGATCCATCCGGCGTACGCCTGGGAAGCCACAAGAGCGCGCCGACCATGAAGAGCAACTCGAGCAGACAGTGATGGTCCGGATGGCCCAGGGCAAACGGCCTGTGGAATGCGGGCGAAACAAGGACCACCAACGATATTGCCAATGCGATCGGCCAACCCGTGGCCCGTTGAAGCAGCAGAATCAACAGCGAAACATAGATCGCCCCGACGATGACCGGCAGCCAAGCCGCCGCACGGTCGAGCCGGGCCTGCGGATTATCCGCCAGCAGCGGGCCGATGGATTTCGCCGCCGCGACGACGAGGTAGTCCATCGGCGCGGTCCAGTGCAATGTCGTGCCCACCGGCCAATTGATCTCCGGCATCTGCCTGACAAGCGATGTCCGGCCCTCAAGAATCTCGCGGGCCCGATACAGGCGCATGTAATCATCTGGGTCGGTGAAGAGGACGCCGCTATCGGTAAAGACAGCCGGAGCGCGGCGGGCTTCAACGGCCACGCCCAGGGCAACAATAATGAGGCCGATGATCGGTCCCGCCACGCGACGCACAAGCACCTCCAAAGGTCGGCGGCCTCCCCGCTCGACCGCGTAGAGCATAACGCATGTTCGCGGCTCCATCAGCGGCGCTTGCCTTAACCATTGGAATCTCGGTCAAGGCACACGGTCGGCCACGAGCGCGCAAAAAGAAAGCGTCAGGATTCACTGGGAATGCCCGACGCTTTCCGGAGGGGAAAGAAGCCGATTGCCTCTGCCCGGCTCCTGATAAATCATCGAGGGCGAACCCTCGAAGCATGAACGTCTTTTTTAGAGGTTCATTTTTATTATTTTTATTTCAGCGGCCGCAAGACGGTCGATGAAATCACTTATGAACTACTTTCTCAAGCTTTTTCTGCGTTTTCTTTAATCCACTTCGGACCTTTTTAATACTCTCTCTTGGTTTTAGGTCCTCTGGCGCGGCGCCGCTGATTTCAATCATCGTGTCCCTGACAATACCACCTACCTCACGAGCCGCGGTCTCCAGAGGGAGCTGCCCCATGATCTTGTCTCTACGGATTTTTTCTTCCGTCTGGGTTAAGCGAAATACATTTGCTGCAAGCTCAGTCCTACCCATGTGGTCAATCAAGGAATCCTTTTTTGATATGCCCTTGTGCTGCTTGATTTGCCACAGGCTCATGTTGTACATGCCTCTGTAGCCAGCATCCTGGAACCTCGCGTAATTTTCGATCTGTCCACGTCGCGCAACGCTACTGAGACTCTTTTCCCGTTCAGCAATATCGCGACGAAGGATTACGCGTTCAACATTCTCTGATTCCTCAGAAGCCTGCCGAACTGCTTCAGCGATAGAGATGAAGTACGCTTGGGCTTTGGCAACTGCGGGCTTCTTGACGTCGCCATTCATGACGGTCAAGTAGCATCCGAACCGTGAAAGCCAATAGTCGTTTCCGTCTGAACTACGTCGAATTACTTCAAAATTGTCATGAACCGAGATGTTCAATGTTGCGCAAGCCGCGATCGCTCGATTGATGGCACCGTTAAATGAGACAGCATCCGAGTAGCCGAGTAGCTTCATTAGATCCGATGCCAGCCACCGGGATTTTTCTTCCTCGGGATTATCTACCCCGAGGCTTTCGAACTTTTGAATCTCAAATCCTTCGATAACTCTCATAACGATGCCGCTCCCTTAGTAAGCAACTACATATTGTGGCCCATTCCTTGGGTGTCAACAATATTTTGTAGTTTTTGCTTGACTTTCGGTTCTGCAAACCGATATAAGCACATCTCTGATATGGTCCACTCAACACTCAAACTATTTGAAGTCAACGCGATTAAAATATCGCAGGCCCCGGTGGGAATTGAACCCACTAGTACGGCCATGCAACGGCCGCCGTCTAAGCATTTGACTTCGGGGCCCGCAATCCCGGCTGGGGGGCTTTCGCCCTCCAGCCCACTTATTCCTTCCCAGTCCGATTTGGACACGTCAGCTTCTCCGTTTCCGGAGAGCAGCAAACGCGCGCTTCAGGGGAAGCCGTAGTCGCTTCGTGGCTAGTAGATCAACCGGCCTAACGACTTTTCTTGCGGTCAGGAGCTTGGGTCAGCACTGACCCGGCAAGCTTTTTCGCCGCTTTCGAACTCGTCTTCCCTTTTAGCACTTTGCCAGCAAGTGATGCTAGCTTCTTTGAAGACTTCTCATTCTTAGCCATATTCTCTCACCTCCTTTCGCTCATTCAAAGTAGGTTTAGAGGTCAACTGCTAACAGTTAGCAGTGCGAGTACCCGCATCCGTGGCACTTAGTGCATCCCTCACCGAAATCGAGCACCCCGCCGCACTCCGGACATTTCAACTTGTAATCGTTGCGATGCGAGGCCACCTGAACAGCCGGCTCAGCGAGTCGCCCGGCGGTAATGGTCACATCGGCGTCGTGTTTGTCGCCGCCGTTGCCGTTTCCGTTCTTCGGCGATGCGCCGGCATCCGCATTTGAAGGATCGACTTCGCCCAGGAGCAGGGCCCGCAGGCCGAATCGCTCCTTGGCCTTGGTGTACTTCTTGAGCCCTTGGGCCAGGCCGTCGCCGAGCGACATGATCCGGCCATCGCGCGTCGGGATCTGCATCGACGAGCCGATGCCCGATAGCTGCTTAATGACGTAAGACAATCGCCCACCGGCACGCAGCCACAGGCTGATCATCCGGCAGATGGCCTCCAGATCGCTGGTGGCGATGTCGCCGCCCTTGCCAAGCTGAGCAAAAACTTCCAACTCACGCTCGGCCTGCGGGTCCACGGTGATCTGAATGTGCATGTTGCCGAACGGCGTCTGCTGTCGAACGCGAATGCCGCTGGTGATGGAGGGCAGCTCGCGCGGCTCAAGCGAGGGCGAGGTCTTCTTAACCTCGGTGATTCGCTCGCCGAAGAGATTCCGCTCGGTGGTGATTCGCATTCGCTCGCCCTCGGCCTTGCGCTCGATGACTTCACGATCCAGGCTCGGCGCGACGGCAGCCGAAGGGCTCCCGGCGGCCTTGGCCTTCATCTCCTCATGCTTCTTCTCCGAGTCGGCCAGCGCCATCGGCTGACTGGAGCGGCATCCATCTCGATACACGGTGACCCCCTTGCATCTCAGGCTGTAGGCCATCCTGTAAATCCCGTCCACGTCGGCCGGGCCGGCTTCGCTCGGGAAGTTGATGGTCTTGCTGATCGAGGAGTCGCAGTGCTTCTGGAAAGCTGCCTGCATCTTAATATGCCATTCCGGCGAGATGTCGTGGGCGCACACGAAGACGGCTCGTACGTCCTCCGGAATGTCATCAATATGAGCGAGGGTGCCTTCCTTGGCGATCTGTTCCATCAGTCCCTCGCTGTAGAATCCCCGCTCTCGAGCCACGTGAACAAACGTCTCGTTGCTCTCGATCATCGGGGTCTTGCCTTCTTCCTGCCCCTTTAAGACGTTGCGGAAGAAGGCAAGGCTGAACATCGGCTCCACGCCGCCGGAACAATCCGCGATAATGCTGATGGTTCCGGTCGGAGCGACCGTTGTCGCACAACTGTTGCGCATCGGGCGATGATGCTGCGTGTCCCACGCGCTGTTGGTCCAGTTCGGGAAGCTGCCGCGCTCCAGGGCCAGCTTCTCCGAGTAATTGTGGGATTCATCATTGAGAAACTTCATGAAGCGCTCGCCCCATGACACGCCGGCGTCGGAGTTATAAGGCACGCCGAGCTTATAGAGCGCATCGGCGAAGCCCATGACGCCCAGGCCGATCTTGCGATTGGCCTTACAGACGTCGTCGATCTGCGGCAGCGGGTAGTTATTGGCGTCGATCACGTTATCAAGAAAACGAACCGACTCGTGAATCGCCGTCCGCAAGGCGTCCCAGTCAACTTCCGCGTCCGCCGTACAGGCATCCTTCACGAACAAGCCGAGATTGATACTGCCGAGGTTGCACGCTTCGTAGGGAAGCAGCGGCTGCTCGCCGCAGGGGTTCGTCGCTTCCATCCGGCCGACGTGCGGCGTCGGATTCGCCTCGTTGATGCGGTCCATGAAAACCACGCCCGGCTCGCCCGTCTGCCACGCGTGTTTGATGATGATGTCCCAGATATCCTGCCGCGTGTAAACCGGCGTCAGGCCGTCGTATTTCTCCGTCGGAATCAGATCCTTGACCGAATAGTCCGCGATGCGCACGGACTTGGGGACGTAAAACTCGAGATTGTTGCGGGGGTTTCGAGTGAGGTGCGGTGAATGGGGGTCCTTCAGGAAGGCGTCCATCCATTCGTCGGTCATCTTCACCGAGATGTTGTAATTCGTGAACTGGGTTAGGTCCTGCTTGGCGTGCAGGAACTTGATGATGTCCGGGTGGTGGACGTACATCATGCCCATGTTCGCGCCCCGGCGAAACGCGCCCTGTTGAATCGCGTTCGTCGCCTCGCTGAAGGCTCGCCAGAAGGAGATCGGCCCGCTGGTCGTGCCGCCGCTTGACTTGATGTAGTCGCCCGTGGGACGAAGGGCGTCAAAGGCGAAGCCCGTTCCGCCGCCCGCCTTCTGAATCAATGCCGTATGCTTGATCGAATCAAAGATCCCGTCGATTGAATCGGGAACCGGCAGGACAAAGCATGCGCTCAACATGCCCATCGAGCGGCCCGCATTCATCAGGGTCGGGCTGTTGGGCATGAACTTGCGTGACGCCATGAGATTCTTGAATCGCGCCTTCCACTCGCTGCGACAAGACTCGTTACCGCCGTAAGTCAGTTCGACGTCGGCCATGACCCGCGCGACCCGCTCAAAGAGGTCGTCCGGCTGCTCCGTGCATTCCCCGGACTCGTTCTTCTCCAGATAGCGCGCGCGCAAAACCCGCAGGGCATTTTCGGTCAGGCCGAACTCACCATAGCGAGCCGAGGGTGCGACATCCTTGTCGCCGACCTTCATTCGATCCGTCGAAAGATTCACCATACTTGTCACCCGGTTCCCGATATGGGCCGCGGCTTTCCGCCGCCGGCCGCGCCTGATCAATCGATTGCGACCGTCGCCACGAACGGCCGCCACCGATTGAGTTTGATTCCATCTGACCGAGGTCGAACTCCAACGAGAGCAACGCGAAGCGGCGGGCTCCCCTACGGGTAGGCCACATCTGGTCCCGCTTCGCTGCAGGCTCGATAATCAACTTCGGATTGCCCTCTACGATTGCTTGAGGACAATCCGTTTAATACCCCAATATGTAGGGGGTGTCAACGAAATCTTATCAAAATATTGTAGTATTCCTAAGGTTTGAAGGCATTTCGGTTTATGGAGTGAATCTGCAAACTGCCCATATTATTGACCACTTCGATTACAACTTGTCGCTCCTACGCGGACTTAGAGTCGCACCCCACTCGACAGGTCCGAAAAAACCTCCCTACCAGTTTACTTAACCCAACAATTCACTGGCGGATTCGTCGCCCCCAGGTAGCGCGCGAATGCCTTGACCGTTCGCGACTGGATTCACTCGTGGGCCGATTGGGCCGTCAGAATGGCGCCCGTCAGCCCTCGCGCTAACCCGGGAAGCCGCGATTTCACCGCGCAAACGGTCGCCATTTCACGGCTAAGACCC
Proteins encoded in this region:
- a CDS encoding vitamin B12-dependent ribonucleotide reductase, whose amino-acid sequence is MVNLSTDRMKVGDKDVAPSARYGEFGLTENALRVLRARYLEKNESGECTEQPDDLFERVARVMADVELTYGGNESCRSEWKARFKNLMASRKFMPNSPTLMNAGRSMGMLSACFVLPVPDSIDGIFDSIKHTALIQKAGGGTGFAFDALRPTGDYIKSSGGTTSGPISFWRAFSEATNAIQQGAFRRGANMGMMYVHHPDIIKFLHAKQDLTQFTNYNISVKMTDEWMDAFLKDPHSPHLTRNPRNNLEFYVPKSVRIADYSVKDLIPTEKYDGLTPVYTRQDIWDIIIKHAWQTGEPGVVFMDRINEANPTPHVGRMEATNPCGEQPLLPYEACNLGSINLGLFVKDACTADAEVDWDALRTAIHESVRFLDNVIDANNYPLPQIDDVCKANRKIGLGVMGFADALYKLGVPYNSDAGVSWGERFMKFLNDESHNYSEKLALERGSFPNWTNSAWDTQHHRPMRNSCATTVAPTGTISIIADCSGGVEPMFSLAFFRNVLKGQEEGKTPMIESNETFVHVARERGFYSEGLMEQIAKEGTLAHIDDIPEDVRAVFVCAHDISPEWHIKMQAAFQKHCDSSISKTINFPSEAGPADVDGIYRMAYSLRCKGVTVYRDGCRSSQPMALADSEKKHEEMKAKAAGSPSAAVAPSLDREVIERKAEGERMRITTERNLFGERITEVKKTSPSLEPRELPSITSGIRVRQQTPFGNMHIQITVDPQAERELEVFAQLGKGGDIATSDLEAICRMISLWLRAGGRLSYVIKQLSGIGSSMQIPTRDGRIMSLGDGLAQGLKKYTKAKERFGLRALLLGEVDPSNADAGASPKNGNGNGGDKHDADVTITAGRLAEPAVQVASHRNDYKLKCPECGGVLDFGEGCTKCHGCGYSHC